The sequence GGAAATGGTTGCGGCTGTCGACGGCCTGGCAGATCAGGGCGAAGTTGCCGTGGCGCATGCCGACGAAATATTGGTAGGCCGAGACTACGAGCATCAGCAGCCCGGCGGCCAGGGAGACCGCCAGGGTCAGCCAGGGCAGCTCGACGGGCTCCGGCGCGGCGATCTTGCCCCAGGCCGCCCAGCCCACCCCCACCACGCTGACGAACATCAGCACGATGATGAAGATCGAGGTCAACCGCTGCTTGTCGTAGCGGATGCCCAGCGCCACCAGCACCGCGGCCAGGGTGTCGCCGGTGTTGTCGATGCCGTCGGAGATCAGCCCCGCCGAACCCGACAGGAAGCCGATGAACAGCTTCACCGCGCTCAGCAGGACGTGGACGATGATCGTCGCCCGGGCCGCGCCGCGGGGCGAAAGGAACTTGTCCACGAAGTAGGGCACCGCGGCGGCGACATGGCGCTCCAGCTCCCCGCCCGCCGGGGTCAGCCGGTAGGTCTGACCCGAGCGCTCGATGATCCCGGCGTCGGTGGTGCGCTCCAGGAAACCCTCCAGGGTGACCCTGCGTCGTCGGCCCGACTCCCAGTCCCGGCCGTAGAGGATCCGCTGCCGCCGGGTGAAATCCTCCAGCTCATCCAGCGTCAAGGGGCGCCGGCCCAGCTCGAGGATCAGCGGCAGGTAATGATCGGCGATCCGGTTGATCGCCTTGTGCAGCGCCCGGTGGCTCTCCCAATGCTCCAGGTGCTGATCCTTGAACTCCGCCTTCTCGGCCAAGCCGCCTCCCTCGCCAGCGTCCCCGTCCAGTGTAACTGACCCCGCCGCCGGGCTCAAGACTCGACCTTCGGGCGGAACGAAACACCCCGCCCGCCCCCCCGGCGGTTCGAGACTGGACAGCGTAAGCCCAAATCGTTATTATCTAAAGGCTAGCTCAACGACACGAGCGCCGACATGAAACTCCTGGGCCTGGGTCTCGACCTCGTCGAACTGGACAACTTCACCCGGCGGCTGACCCCGGAGCTGATCGGGGAGCTCTTCACTCCCGCCGAACGGAACTACTGCGAGTCCAAAGCCAAACCCGCCGAGCATTACGCCGCCCGCTTCGCCGCCAAGGAGGCCGTGATGAAGGCCCTCGGCGCGGGACTCGCCCAGGGGCTGCGCTTCGACCAGATCGAGGTCGGCCGGGACGAGGGGGGAGCCGTTCACATCAAGCTCGACGGCAAGGCGGCCGCGCGCGCCGCCGAGCTCGGAGTCGGCGCCTGGCGCGTATCCCTGACCCACACCCGCAGCACCGCCGCCGCCGTCGCCGCCGCCCTGGCCCTCTAGACCACCGACCGGACTCATAAC comes from Candidatus Coatesbacteria bacterium and encodes:
- the acpS gene encoding holo-[acyl-carrier-protein] synthase, with amino-acid sequence MKLLGLGLDLVELDNFTRRLTPELIGELFTPAERNYCESKAKPAEHYAARFAAKEAVMKALGAGLAQGLRFDQIEVGRDEGGAVHIKLDGKAAARAAELGVGAWRVSLTHTRSTAAAVAAALAL